The Apostichopus japonicus isolate 1M-3 chromosome 12, ASM3797524v1, whole genome shotgun sequence sequence TGGCCTATTGAGAACCCTTTGGCCGTAGTTTTGAAACTATGACATTTTTACATCAGAAACAGATACAAACGAAGTAACGAAAAGGATATTAAAGCTACGTTTCCATTAGCCAGTTCGAGTCACAGGAAAATAAGACTCTATCAAGTTAGAACATTCCATGTTTAAGAATCGAAATATTAATTGTCTTGCATATTGCTTTCTCACTAGCCCTGTATAGCCTCACATTTTGAAAGGTATATTTTAGAGCTTCCCGTTGCGAATTGCCCTTTTGTCACAGGATATTACGCATCTTAATAGTCAtatttgtagattttgtagaATTTGTAACTTCCCACTACAATCTGTTAACTTTTTCTTACACTGAGTTTCGAAAAGTTGATTAGAATCTTTATAGCAAAGCAGATAAAAGTTAATTTAGACATTACATCGATCATAAGAAAAACACCAAATATTTTGCAATCTCTTTTCACGTTTTAATTTAGTACCCTTTAAATGGTGGAGAGTCGATAATcagtttttaaaaataaatcgaAGACTCATTAGTTAAAGTGGCTGATCAACTTAGTTTAGCACACCACTCGATAGCAAATTCAGACGTAAAAAACGTGACTCCCTTGTGTTCCTCTATAACAAATAAATATCTAATTTATGGAcaaccaggcgcggcggaacggaaaaattattgggggggctaatatgtggagactatctaagcggagcgccaccatcggttggcgcggagcgtacaagaaaattttgggtttttcaaaccccctagatggccggaaacggcacttaccGAGTGTTtcatgctgcgaatacctagccctaaaacatgggtctcaagcctgcaatttctcagattgcacgtaaaaatttgtaaaagcattgtaatttgtatattcgatggtgttttaagagagtatactcgacgtgtactcgcagagacgtttttgagtgtagtaaattactacttgcaattaaatgcaataattacaagggcgtcggaagctatttttgattggtacggcggttcagaatgtggccaactatcataattatcaggggacgtttggtaggtcaaattacgctacgcgccaccatggttggcgcgtagcgtaatggagaaaattttgaaaatatgcctcccagattgcaggaaatggcacttcccgagcttgaaaacaagacccctgccatgccagagtagtcacatttagcctacttgccgtcatcattattgaaaattattgaaacatatacctccgaGAATTTGTTTTCCCATattttagtcctacttttttttaactttttttttgcgtcgtgaatattggtccggccttcgccggacctgcccgtaccggctccgacgccctgaattaaataaatgtcataagaaaaaaacagaaagcatttcttaatgtcaacaaatgggtaattccaaaaccatgtgcagttgccaacaaatttctatgacctagcactgtcatcatgtcatgaatgcatgtaccctatacagtacaggtgaaatgctaatattgtgtttttgttcgtttaataattgattgcgtttaaaaataaagccatgttccacgccttgcgtgtactcgtagtgtaaacgcaaatgttcatgagtgtagcgtttagcttattaccatcttatttaaaacactaacattcgatgaggcatgatacagacaatcaattatcatatttaattattacacctatgtagtatacgtgtgcatcggacagatcgacaagtatgcattaaaaaaatgggcagatgcacgtttcggagccttggtaaatattgggggggcttatcatgcatttgccccctcaactttttcattggggggctgagccccccccaagccccccccccccggttccgccgccactgtggACAACAACATATGCAGGATTTACGTTGATATACAGTTAAAGCCTAAGAATATAAGGCAACATGGATCCATCGTAAATGTTAGTCCTTAAGACTGAGGAGCAGACGATATCATTAAAGCCCATGACATGTGCTACTGtcaaataattgaaaatgtgTAAAACTGTTAGAAAGTCCAGAAAGACGACAAGCAGTCTAAATTTGATGTACCATGCTGCAGAACTTCTTGGATAAACAAAAACTGTACTATAATACTATTCCATCACAACAAAAGTCCAAATGGAAATAATCTCTCCGGCAACTAGGAAGTTTTGTAAATGAAGTAAACTAGGCCCTATTTTTTTGTCCTGTCACAATTTGTTTGGTTAAATTTtctgtaaattatattttgtaaGTAGTGTTAACCGATTATTTAATAGATTTAAAACAGCTTGTTTGAGCGTGTGTCGAGAATCTTTCAAACGTCACAAATCTGTCAAGTATTGCATGAAAATAGAACTGTTAATTGATTAAGTTTGGACAAACGACAAGAACATCTGCCGCAGGAAGGCTAATAGGTGAGTTATTAATTAATGTGACGGAATCAACCTACCGGGTACacatgtaaacatatatatttcttattcaCTAATAATAACATTCACTGATGTCATGGACCGTGTCATGTTGATACTTCCAGTTTCATCTGTATCAGGGCTGGCAGAATTCTGCTCGGGTTTGTTGCCTTGGAAACAACCACAGTCGCTCAGTATTTGCTTGTAGGCTGTTCTAAATTGATGGTTACGCCATCCATAGATGATAGGATTCATGAAAGAGCTGATAAAAGTTAACATCTCACAAAAAGTTTGGACAGCCAAGAGTGATTTCAGATCCGTCGCAAGATAAATTTCGAAAACGTTCTTAAAACTTTGTGGTAACCAAAAAATGGTAAATGTACCAAGCACAATGGCGCTGGTTATTGTTGTGCGCATACGCATTTTCCACTGAACAGACTTAGCTCTCTGAGACCTGTTATTTGATACAGAATCTTTTCTGAGGTAAGCGATGTAGAAGATTCTCACATACGCAATAAtcagtaatagtagccaagtaggTATTAGGAATGACCCAACGAGCGCGTGAACTGTTAGTATTGGGGCATCGTACTGTTCCAGTCCACACACCCATTGATATGGATCGCTACCGAAACTCCAAACTGGTAACGTACCGAAACAAAAACCGAACGCGAACCAAAAGATGATTATTTTAATCGTTTTCTGTCGTGTCATCATGGCGTGATAACGCAATGGACGCGATATTGCCATATATCGATCGACGGTTATCGCTAACAACAGGCACATAGAAATGGCACACAAAACATACGCTGGTAGAAAGAGATAAGAACGCGAATTAGCGTGGCACGTAGTCTCACTAATAATCAATCTATTTGATATCGTCAATGGAACTGCAACCAATCCGGTAAGAAAGTCGGCTATCGATAAGGCAAAAATATAATAGTTGTTAACATTGCGCACTTTCTTGAAGCGAATAAATGTCGTCAGCACCAAAGCATTGCCCAACACACACATCAGTATTATGGGAATGTACACAGCGACGTATGTAATGCTTCCAGTAATAGACACTCTCAGCGATACAGACTGACCCTCCATATGCGAAGTATTATTTGAGAAATTCATCATGCTTCCTAACTTCTTAATAACTTGGATAACAAAATGCAACAAAGCAATTTCTTTTCAAACAGAATGTGAGTTTATCATTTACATAAGTATTATCTTCGACAAACATATAAGCAAGTAAGATACCTGCACTTTTTTCCCAAAAGGTAAGTGATGTACCATCACTTTTCCAACGAAAGTAACTTAACATATACTCTAGTAGTGTATGGCCTGTACAAGAATGTTCTTGACTCACTTAAACACAAAGCTTTGGAAGCAAAAATTTTAACGCTCTATAATTGGCTGCTGATCAGTTGTCTATCGTGTCGACGATATTATAACGAAGATACGTGACGACCTGTACGTGGGCGCCAATCCTTTTAACgatgttgaaaacaaaatgaacattTTATGGTAAATTAATAACTTACTTCATTATGTAAACGTTTGTGCAGAGTAAGCGACGGACAATAATCAGGATGatggatatgtatatatatatttatttatttatatatattgttacagaCCCCTAAGTAATCTCAgtaatttgtatgatttttgcaacaaatagttatgataaatcaatattttagaatattataaattaatctaaGAATCATAGTATAGAAATGCCTGGTATGTGTGCATATCTGGTGTGTGTCgaatatttggaaaagttgagaaGCTTCTAGAAGAGTTAGAACATATGAGAACAATTTAGATCATCTCACCACAGTACACATTGGAACATGCTAGAACATTGGAGTGCTACCAAGGGGACATCCTCTGTGCTAGTTTTAGAACACTAAGTGAGGATTTCCTGGAAAGGTGAAGTGACCTTTTGGATTGGTTGAACTGAGCTGGAGCTACTTTTAGATGCTTCTAGAATGAATGGACGTTGCAAGATCTTTCTAGACTTGTGGAAATGCTATATAAGCACCCGATAATTGGAGATCAAAAATTTTTAACCATCTTGGCTCCAGGAGTTTTGTAACATCTCGCTCAAGTGAATTCTACAATTCCAGTGTGAGTAAATACTCACTTAGTTTGACAGTAGAGTTATAGCTGTCTTTATATTAGTGGATTTGTCACAAGTTTACCGGCTTCGTAGTCGTCCATCGTTGTGTAGCCGTCTTCGGTTCTGTGCCAGTCACCACTACTTATTGTGGCCTCTGAGTTACCCAAGGACAGGAATCCAAGGATAAACAAGCTGCAAGCACAACTTGGACATTCATTAGTAGTTGACCTCCGAGGTGGAAGTCATCAAGTTGGGAGCtggatttcttcaatattggacATTCGTCCGCCGACATGTTTCGCCATTAACCTGTACGCTGGAATAATCGCCAGGACTTTTTGCCACTGGACTTATGTTGCAGCTCGCGTCGCGGCACACACCAGGTCGTGAGTAATTTATAGTGTAActtattaaatctgttttagtgtaaactgcttagatattgataaatgatctttgtttgattttaattaccttgaacacacaattaaataaatacttattgttatatttaaagttaaattttacagtGTATTGTTTAGTCATTTCAGTTGTGAACCCAAGGGGAGGTGTATTCTGGCCTTGCTCGAGTTGatcgtaacaatatatatatatatatataaatgaaaatcgtaatgagaaggaaaatcaagaacagtgaaaaaactccaccgggattcgaacccgggcctcccgctttgtacgcggacaccctaaccaactaggccatggacgctgattgtatgaccagaggttcgaaaccggtaaggaaggtcgtaatttctctgtaggcgtttgacaccatGTATGTAtcaatacacacatatataccaGACTGTTCTGTCTGTTCTTTGGTATACTTGCTCAACCTCGTTTCATACTTCACACAGTTGGCTGACACAAATCAAAGCTGTTTTTCTGCAGTTGCATCGTCCTCTGCATCCTTTTGTGCAGCCACAACGAAAAAGTTCTCGCGATGACTTATTTGCCTCTGGTAGGGAATTCCATATCGGTCTCTCATTTTGGCGGATCAGTCCACCCCCACTTGTCAGGGGATGGCATTTCCATGCAAACTTCTAAAGCCTTACCCCAACAGTGATCGCCTGTGTTCATCCTTACTACCTCTGGGCCGGCAACCATCCATCGTCTGAGAGCATCAGGCTTTGGGTCAGACCAATAGCTCTATCATCGCTCTTTACCATCGCATTGTTCTGCTCATGCGCCTGATCAAAGGCTATGGCTGAAAATGGCCGTCTTGACTTACAGTACATACTTTAAAATTGCCTTTATTGAATTCTGCAGCAATGTCAGGATGTGCTCTGCTTAGACTGGTCATGTCCTGTACATGCACTGACATCCATCTAGCATAGGTAGTGTGATCCAAGCTGAAGAACCATGGTGCAATTTTTGTTAAGGAATCAGTATACAGAGCGAAATCTCCCACACGCTGTGCTCGCACATATGTCAAGACAAGAAGCTCCAACTGAAACACTGTGTACCAAAAATTGTGGTATCCCTTGTGTCTTTTGAACACACCAGTCGTCAAATCCTTCTGGTTGTACCTCTGTATCTAGTGTCCCCTTGTAGTTGTCGTATGATTCCCTGAGCAGTATGTACAAATAACTAGCCGTAACCTGATGTGCATGTCTAGTGCTAGTAACATGGGATGCCCTCAGAAATGAATCTGCAGTTCCTATTGATGTGACTCCAGACTGAACAATTGCCTCTACCCAGCCTGAATCTTCCAGCCAATCACCGATCGTCTTGAATCCAGTCATCTCAATGTGTAACACTCCAAGCActatgaaaaaaatatctcCCCATAGTCTGCAGGCCATTGCCACTGTATCTGTTTGGCGATTGTGTAGAGGGGCTGATCCAAGGTGATCACTGGTATTTGGCCAGGGTTGAGTTTTTCTACTGCTCGCTTTATCTGGTCCATCGAGTGCTTGATCATGGCAGCAGACTTTGAGTCTTCGGAAACAGTGGTAACAGTGCTGTTGTAGCAGGTGGACGATCTCGTACTGGTTGCTGACTGGCATGATATGCTGCCCAGGATATTTTGCTATCGTTGTTGATGTCTTCTAAATAAGTCTGCTCTATGATCTCTAGCCATCTATGTACCTAGTACATGTAATTGAGTGCATTCATTTATGAAAATTCAACTCGAATTATCTCTAGATTAGATTTAAAAGGTCAAATCACTGTAGCAAACGTGGGATTTTTTCGCGATGGCTCCACTTCTGAAAATGTTACTTAGGGTGTCCTCTACCTGTGTGCCAAAACTCATGCTTGTATGAAAAAATGCTATATTGTTACATAATTTTGCTGATATCTGCCTAACTAATATATGTAAACGGTGCTTCGAAGTAACGTTGTAATGCTTTGCCGGGAAATCCCTGTTATCCTCCTGAGATGTTAACTATGACTTAAGCAATCGTGCACCTGGCCTTCCGGTCACTTGAAGACTGGTCACCGCACCTCAAGAGGCGGTGTTCTTTAAGTAGAACATTCTCGTGCAACTGATGGTAACGTGCATGTGCCATGTTCGCACTCTTTGACAAAAAATATCATACAAGACATCTACGTACGTTGCGTTATCATATCATTTTCTATTAACCAAGTTGGTATGTTTTTAAGTACCACGGCCCGGTGTATAACTGTTCGTAGATATTGTAAATGCTATTGTTAGTGCTACTACATTTGCATGTGGTATGAATCATTGTAAGCAGAATGCGCTATTGAACTGAAAGAGATTATTCACAGTTTTTTGACCGATTTTTATCATTTACGTTTTTTAGTAGCGCTCTGAACTGTGTGACCCTGTATGTAATTTAGTAAAGATCAGTGTTCTGCTGTGAATGGATATATTTCATTTAGTCCGCAGCATTAGTGAATTAGCCTAGGTCAGCTATAAGAGAGATTCATTACTACCATTTAGTCCACCGATTGATTCTTAGTGTATTTACATCAGTTAATGGCATTGTAGACATCGCTAAGTTAACTCTGTAGCCTTGAAGCTGGTTTCGTATTTGGACGCGGCGTTTGGCATTGCGTTTCGCGCGGCGTTATACGTTGTGTTATACGCTGCGTTTGAATTGCGCTAACAGTAACGTCGTGCGTAatgcaaacaaataaaaaatattaaagggaGTATCAATTTTATCAACTTCTGTAACTGCAGAAAAAGGTGACAGCTCTGCTCACATGTTCTAATTTATTGGGTTTCAAggatacataaaaaaattaaaaaattaaatttagaaATACGATGTGCATTGTGTACTTTCTTCACTTTGATTACATGCTGCACAACGCCATCTAAAATGAACTATAAAATATTCGTTTAAACTAGCAAATCATTTCATTACTTCAGTCATGTACACAGTGGCGTAGTCAAGGGGGACGTGGGGGGCGACAGCctcccatgaaagcttgtcgcccccccccacccagtcgccctcccactgggattttgggtgtcgaaaaaaaattacatgtgcgaaaataTGCCATCGgcctgaatggtctcgaatctccatgatgaggTTTCTaggtactggaatgccaaagaagatgttaaaaggttgaaaatgctgacatcatacaggtttctcacattattgctcgcgtcattgcctcgatactCTGTTACATTTTTAATCGGGTtctcacttctgggacgtaccctgatgctctcaAAGCCGCTAAagaaccaaattttcaagaaaggagacaatactatcgctgagaactaccggccaatcagtctatccataggcgtaggagcccaatttgatttgggggctgtaatgacttgcccggaAAAGGTAACCAAAATTCTTCTCGCGTTCAACATGTAGcctacatatcatataggcatgcattggTTGTTACATCGCAGGCCAATTaaaaacaatcattttccgtgttattacccttccatattagtTATAGTTTTGGgagaagtcgttacaataatgataatataagtttaaccattcaaaaacacattgcaatttatttttcttccagtaggtgctcgaaaattctcagcatattgcccgaattttcaaaaaaatatttggtttgggggctgcagcccccagccccccagccccccgcctcctacgcctatgagtctatcaccctaataatatttcagacgcaatctttgatgtcagtttgacatatagtttggtcatttcagtatgttacttggctgaaagcccagtcaatctttctttgttttccaCGCACAcattgcagatttgtcgaaaaatatcaatgccggtgtcaaactcacaaaagatatgtcataatatttcaaagttacttaccagactgtttttttttttttctatttcactaaactatttgatgaccatatcaagacatgggatctcaaaataaaggatgttgagaaatcTTTAGAGCAGCTCACaggcctggaaagtgtcattttcaacgatctaggaggcctttttagctaaaaaaaaTCGGTACGCTGCGCCCCAagtcatggtggcgctccgcttagatagtaacaagacgcccttcCAGGAAAAGGTCAAGCCCCCAGCGCCCTCCACTTAagaaaatcctggctacgccactgcatgtacatatatattgaaacCAACCTATCAaatgacagaaaataaaaataaaaatccaaTCAAGGGAAGTTTCCCAATGAGTCAATTTTaaataaaagtttttttcttaaaatgtcatttatatGTTCTTCGTAGATCATTAGAATAATGAACAAACCGGATACAGTTGAGCAATGAAGTTCGGAATGAGAGCCGCAAACTAACAGATCATAAATTATTCATATTACTTATCAGTTCGAAGTAAAAGAGCTTCATAATGGAACTGACACAATtgcaatgttaaaatatttaggaatgcttgaaaagaaaatgtacgTTATTGAACTTCTGACAGCGACATatgattaaatattaaaatacaaatcATTGAAGCATCGCAACTAAAAGACTGTTATGTTAGTAACTAATTAATGCTAAACCTGTACATTGaggagaaataaataaataaataaatgtaaacaaattcaAGTGTATAGTTGAGTGAGCAAGCACCAAAGTAATGCATGAAACGTATGTacaacgaatatatatatatatataaatatatatatatatataaatataaatgaaaatcgtaatgagttagaaaatcaagaacagtgaaaaaacttccagcctccaccgggattcgaacccgggcctcccgctttgtacgcggacccCTAACCAACTAGTCCATGGCCGcagattgtatgtccagaggttccaaaccggtaaggaaggtcgtaattccactgtaggcgtttgtcacctgtatcgaacaatactaattctgtttttggtgacatattttgccttactctagagatcaaacatgatgctaactaaatatatatatatatatatatatatatatatatatatataattatatatatatatatatatatatatatatataatatacaaatatatatatatatatatatatatatatatatatataatataatatacaacaCATGGGTTCTGAAGAGGGCACTCGTTGAGTTAGAAGTATGTTTTCTCTCGGGTGTGATCTGAGTTCTTTTTGATGGTTTCTCAAAATAACTCTTCACGATATAGGAAGGAGTTTTCAATTGCATGGTCAATGGATATTTTTTGTACAAGTTCTTGTTAAGAGCTCACAGTTTTCTCAAGGATTCTCCAACCAAGTTCAGTTCAATTCAATCAATGAAACACACGAATCTTAATCAgatttcaattaaatatgcCTGTAAGACTTTTTTACATGGAGAAAGGGAAATTACAGAACGTCATAATATCGTAAAAGGTTGGCGATAAACAATGATCATGGCAAATATTTAGAAAATTGGTGATCAGGTAAAATctctatgtgtatatatattctctttGTGTATATGAACTCGAACTTTGACTTGGCTGGACTGACAGATACGTAAAATTACTAGAATTACATATTAGTACGAGAGTTGGGCTTTACTCGTCTCCTCAGCAAAACGGTAGCACTTTCGCTCTATACCGTGTCTTTATCGAACTGATTACCTGTtcggtaggcctatatacaccCCTAGCGATTGGACACTTCCCGGCACCGGTTACTCTTTTATTTACAATGTTATTTTTCTTACTTTTCATggatatatttacataaataagtTAATTGCTTTTTTTACAATAATGGTTTTGTAATGTGAATCTGATACCGCCTCGGAGGATGAAAAGAgtagaataaaatgaaaattcaaTGGTATATACCGTTATCAGGTACCTCTGTAAAATCGGAAAATATTGATCAATCCAGATGGTCCCAttcttttcttaaaatataGAATATAAGATCCATGTCTCATGCATCAGTAACTTataataggcctatgtatgGTTAGGGATAGTATGTTTCTGATCTCTATTTTTTACACGTTTACTGCTAACACAGAAAGAACTTATTGGAGTACTGGATATTGTATCCGAATACCTCAATCAATGTGTATCCCAAACTCTTCTCTCTGTCTTAACATTCCTAACGTGGAACACAAGTACAAAACGAACAACGGGCCAAAATTGTTTGTTCACCAATACACATGCGTAGGAAGTCAGAAAACGTGTGAATCATGTGCAactacaaccccccccctccgccccacccctccctccgaCCTCCGTTTTACCCTCTCACTCCTTTGATCCTAGGTTTAAAGCAGCATGCCATGGTGTAGATAACTCGCACTGGCGATAAGATAACTTCAAAATAACTTAGTATGGTCAAACATAAAGAAAGTGAAAGCAAATAAGTCTGCTGTTGTGAATTGAATACACAATGCTGTATGTTCATGGCATACCAGATTTCGAGACAAGACATTTCGTGTCCGTGTCTATCTAAGAGTCTGAAGAGGAATTGATTTGAGTCTATGGGAGACCATCAAGAATACTCCTATAATTACCGCCATTTTTAACCGAGTCCATCTCCTTACATATTTGCAGCAGTAAgttcttaaagcagcttttcgATGCTATTCGActtttaattataaattaaagTTAGAGTTACTTTTATGTCAACATAACATGATATTAGTATGACAGAAACTTTACTGATTGCACTTTTCATGTCATTGAATTCAATAGAATCAAATCGAACACAATACACtttaaagtctcagtacgtgtttgtcaaatttaatcttcgacctttccagcttactgtaataaagctcagtgaaaatgactcCTTTCTATGCaagtttcatatcaatattcattatttttatagagTAATATGTCGTTATACATTTTGAGATGAATCAAATctgcaagatttttcttaacttgtccgtagattctacaaactttaattaaaatttgcaagccccgccgaACAGATCATGCGACAATCAAATCTCTccgttttgtttacgaccgtcaGGTctaggactactttcactttcgtggctagcctgtcttaGGTCATTTCTCTCTTGAATAGTATTTTCTTCGGTGTTAACGATGTAGCTTGTGttatttccttccattgcaatgataAAAAGGTGTTTTCAGATGTTTCCTCCGTAGACTTGTATAAAATGGGACGATACGACTATAGGACTGCATTTAAATGTTGATCGGGCcgcatgtgtagactatttCGTTCACATTTGTGTAAcgaacatgctgacatgggcgTTCGCAGTAATTTAACGGTAAATAATATCGACAAATTACggtaaataaatttctttctttcgattgcgacggcttttctccattaaacccacatGTGCATAGTGTATTTAGAATTAGAAACATCAAGTCTACTTCGGAattttgttttccgaaattcatcagcaaacaggtattgagactctggtaaaatatttttctttcacagtAAGCTGTAACATGGATTTGAATGCTTTCTGGCATGACGGAGTCATATTACGAGGTACACTCGACACATGTGTATTTCTTATTCACTAATATTAACATTCACTGATGTCATGGACCGTGTCAGGTTGATACTTCCGGGTTCATCTTTATCGGGGCTGGCAGAGTTCTGATCAGGTTTGTTGCCTTGGAAACAACCACAGTCGTTCAGTATTTGCTTGTAGGCTGTCCTAAATTGATGGTTACGCCATCCATAGATGATAGGATTCA is a genomic window containing:
- the LOC139977847 gene encoding adenosine receptor A2a-like codes for the protein MMNFSNNTSHMEGQSVSLRVSITGSITYVAVYIPIILMCVLGNALVLTTFIRFKKVRNVNNYYIFALSIADFLTGLVAVPLTISNRLIISETTCHANSRSYLFLPAYVLCAISMCLLLAITVDRYMAISRPLRYHAMMTRQKTIKIIIFWFAFGFCFGTLPVWSFGSDPYQWVCGLEQYDAPILTVHALVGSFLIPTWLLLLIIAYVRIFYIAYLRKDSVSNNRSQRAKSVQWKMRMRTTITSAIVLGTFTIFWLPQSFKNVFEIYLATDLKSLLAVQTFCEMLTFISSFMNPIIYGWRNHQFRTAYKQILSDCGCFQGNKPEQNSASPDTDETGSINMTRSMTSVNVIISE